The following DNA comes from bacterium.
TCGAAGACCTTCGTCGACGTGGTCCAGGACGAGCGCCTGCTCGGCGTCGCCGACCACTATCTGAAGCCCCACTGCGTGCACTACCTGTTGAATACGGCGCAGCTGATCCAGATCGGTCCCGGCGAGACCGTTCAGGACCTCCACCGGGACGACCAGGCGTGGATGCACCATCCGAAGCACGCCCACCCGGATCCCTTCAGCCAGCCCCAGCTCGAGATCGAGGCGATCTTCGCCCTGTCCGACTTCACCCGGGACAACGGCGCCACGCGGGTCGTCCCCGGCAGTCATCGCTGGCCCCTCGACCGCATCGCCAAGGAAGAGGAGATCGCCTACGCGGAGATGCCGGCAGGCTCGGCGGTCTTCTACCTCGGGTCGACCCTGCACAGCGGCGGCGCGAATACGACGACCGACCGGTCCCGCCGCGGCCTGTTCACCGGCTTCGTGGTCGGCTGGCTCCGGACGGAGGAGAACTTCTTCCTGAGCACGCCGATCGAGGCGGTGCGCGAGATGCCCGAACGCGTCCAGGGACTGCTCGGCTACGACAGCTATCTGGGGATCGGCGTCGTCGACGTCGGCAGCCCGCGCGCGCGGCTCTAGTCGAGTCCGTCCCGTCCCGTCCCGCCCCCCCGCCCCGCCCCGCCCCGAAACGACGACGCGGGCGCTCCGAAGAGCACCCGCGTCTCGAATCGCTGGTCGTCGAATCCGCCGCGATCAGGCCGGCTTCGGACCGCCCATGAAGCCCGGCCAGCGCGAGCCGCTGATCGTGTCCACGAAGGGCCAGTAGGCCTCGGGATCGAGCGGGCCTTCGAGGGTGATCTCGCGACCGAGGAACTCGGGCCACCAGAGTCGCGCGCCCTGGTAGTCGCGGACCGGCAGGAGCGACGCGATCGGATCCCAGGGGCTGTCGAGGAGCGCGACGGTTCCTTCGACGGCGAGCTCGGCCTTGGTCGCGTAGGTGCTCTTCACCTGGACGACGTGGGGCGGGAAGTCGTACGCCTTCTCCGCGCCACCGACCGCGCGCAGGACCTTGATCCACCACTCGTACTCGACGTGGTTCTCGCGCTGCGGGAGCGCCTCGCCGGCCTCGCCCTCGAACTCGATGAACGTATAGCCCTGGTGGGTGCAGCGGGCGCTGACCGAGTCCTGGAAGCGGTAGAAGTCGATGTCGCAGGGGTACTTCGGCTGCCCGTTCATGTCGCGCGAGATGAAGACGGCGCTCTCCTGGTCGATCCCGTAGCCGAGGGTGTAGACGCCTTCCGTTCCGCGGTAGTCCGCGTCGACGGTCATGAAGACGCCATACTCCGGGACGTTGGGAACGGCGACCTGGTAGATCGAGAGCTGGACGTGGGGCTCGGCTCCGGGCTCGATGCCCGGCGGCAGGAGCGCGGCGACCTTGTCGGGGTCGGTCAGGTAGTCGACTTTGAGGATCGGCCAGTCGGCGATCTCGCCGGCGTTGATCTGGGGTCCGGACATCGTGGGCTCCTTCGAGAGGGGGCGCGCTTCGCGCGGAATGGGTCCGGAGAGCCTAGAGCGCTCGAAAGGCGCTCGCAGGCCCCGTCTCGGCCGGATCGATCGGCCGAGAAGGCCGCCCGTGAGTCGCTACGATGTCCGGATGAACAAGACGCCCGCCGAGCTCCGCGCCTCCCTCGACCACCCCGTCCTCGATGCCGATGGTCACCTGATCGAGTACGCCCCGACCTTCGATCGCTACCTCAAGGAGGAGGGGATCGAGGGCGGCTTCATGGCCTACAGCCAGGGCGCCAACTTCGACGGGAGCGCGCCCTGGCAGATGCAATCCCCCGAAGAGCGCGAACGGGGACGGGCCTACCGCAGCCCCTGGTGGGGCTTCCCGAACGACGCGAAGGATCTCGCGACGTCGACGGCGATGCGTCTCCTCTACGACCGCCTGGACGAGCTCGGCATCGATCTCGCCGTCGTCTACCCGAGCGTCGGCCTGAACTGTCCCGCCCAGCGCGACGAGAAGATGCGCCGCGCTTCCTGTCGCGCGTACAACCGCTACGCGAAGGACCAGTGCGAGGGCATGGGCGATCGGCTGATCCCGGTCGCCGTGATCCCGACCTTCACGCCCGAGGAGGCCCTCGAAGAGCTCGACTACGCGACCGGTGAGCTCGGGATGAAGGCCGCAGTCCTCGGCGGCTTCGCGCGCCGCACCTTCGAGGACGGGAACGATCACGCGTTCTGGATCGACGGGCTCGGTCTGGACAGCCCCTACGACTACGACCCGGTCTGGGCGAAGCTCGTCGCGCTCGGGATCGCCCCGACCTTCCACTCCTCGTCGATGGGCTGGAGCGGCCGGCGCTCGACCACGAACTTCTCCTTCAACCACATGGGCGCCTTCGCCGGCGCGAACGACACGACCGCCAAGTCGATGTTCTTCGGCGGCGTCTTCCACCGCTTCCCCGAGCTGCGCGTCGGCTTCCTCGAGGGCGGCGTCGCCTGGGCGCTCCAGATGTACACCGGCCTCGTCGAGCACTTCGAGAAGCGCGCGCCGAAGGGTCTCGAGGATCGCGACCCGTCGAAGATGGACGGCGACCGCTTCGATGCGCTCGTCGCCGAACACCGGGGCGCCCTCGAACCGGTCGTCGACGGCTGGGGCAACCTCTTCGCGACGTCGACGAACACGCCCCATGTCGTGAACGACTTCGGGGCGGCGGGGATCGAGTCGAAGGAAGACATCTACCGGCAGGTCACGACGAACTGCTTCTTCGGCTGCGAGGCGGACGACCGCCTGGCGGGCATCGCCTTCGACACGAAGCGGCTGCCCGGCGACCGGCCGATGCGTCCGATCTTCTCCTCGGACATCGGCCACTGGGACGTGGCCCACATGGACGAGGTCCTGCCGGAGGCGTTCGAGCACGTCGAGTACGGCTGGATGGATCCGGCGCAGTTCCGGGACTTCATGTGCGACAACGCGATCCGTCTCTTCGCCGGCGCGAACCCGGACTTCTTCGCGGGCACCGTCCTGGCAGACTACGCGAAGACGGTCGACCTGGACCCGAGCTGATGGCGGCCGCCGACGCGGCGCCCCGCGCCTACCGCAGCTTCGGCGAACAGTCGCTCAAGTACTTCATCCGGGACCACACGGAAATCCCTGCCGCGCCGATCGAAACGCCCTCCGCCTGGCTTGGTCGGGAGCTCCGCGCTGACCCGGATGCGTGGCGAGAAGCGCTTCAGCCGGACGAGATCGCCGAGCTGGACGCCGCGCTCGACCGGATCGAGGCCGACGGGCTTTCCCTCGCCGAGCTCGACGGCCGCGGGCTCCCCACCCTCGAGAAGCGGGCCGCGGCCTGGCGTCGGGCACTCTGCACGGGACGGGGCTTCGTCGTCCTCACGGGCCTGCCGGTCGACCGCTGGGGCGAAGCGCGATCGAGCCGCGCGTACTGGCTGCTCGGCCACCTCGTCGGAATCCCGGGCGCCCAGAACGCGAGGGACGAGCTCCTCGGTCACGTGATCGACTACGGCGAGCAGGCGGACCAGCCGAACGTCCGGCTCTACCGGACGACCGCCGACATCGGCTACCACTGCGACGCCGCCGACGTCGTCGGGCTGCTCTGCCTGGTCGACGCGGCCGAGGGCGGCGCGAGCCGGATCGCCAGCTCGGTCACGATCTGGAACCGGCTCTTCGAAGCGGATCCCGAGGCGGCGCGGCTGCTCTTCGAGCCCTTCGCCGTCGATCGTCGGGACGAGCAGCCGGAAGGCGACCGCCCCTTCTTCGAGATGCCTCCCTGCCGCTTCGGCGCGGACGGCGTTCTCCGCACGTTCTTCCACGGGGCGTACTTCCGGTCCGCCCAACGCCTCGCCGAGATCGGCCCCCTCTCTCCGGCGCGCGCCCGCGCCCTCGATCGCTACGACGCGATCGGGAACGACCCCGAGGTCCGGCTCGACATGGCGCTCGAGCCCGGCGACATCCAGCTCCTCTCGAACCACACCGTGGTCCACGCCCGGAACGCCTACCGCGAACACCCGGACCGCAAGCGCCACCTGCTCCGGCTCTGGCTCTCCCTCCCGGACGCGGAGACCGCGGCGGGCTAGGCGCGGAACGGAGGGCCGCGCGCGATGCGCTGCGGCGATAGACTCGGGGGCATGAGCGAACCGATCGAACGTCAGGAGTGGAGCGCGGCCTTCCAGCGCGCGACGTGGGGCTGTGCCCCGGCCATCGGACGCGCCCTCGGGCTGTCTCCTCGCGCCGTCCAGCAGTGGGGCCAGGCCGAATCGGACAAGCGGTCCCCCGGCGAACGCCTCGAGATCCTGATGCGCGTCGCGAGCGAGCATCGCAAGCCCCACGATGCCCTCGCTCCCCTTCACCTCCTGGCAGGTCGACTCGGCTACCGGCTCGTCCCGGACGAATCCGCGGACTCGACCCCCGCCCCGCTCGCCACCGTCGCCGTCCACGCCAGCGAAGCGATGGTCGAAGCGGGGGAAGCCGTCCAGACCGTGCTCCGGGCGATCGAGGACGACCTGATCTCGAACGACGAGATGGACGCGATCGACCGCGAGTGCGACGAGGCGATCGAAGCTCTGATCCGCCTCAAGCAGGCGGCCCGCCGCGAGCGGTAGTCGACCGTCGTGCCCCTACCGGTTCGCCGCGAAGCTGGGCAGCTCCTCCCGTCCGCTTTCGCCGCGGTAGGCGAGCACGCGGCCGACCTCGGTCAGCACGAAGAGCGGCCGGTGGCGGGCATCGCGCCGCTCGACCAGGGCACGCTCGATCCGGGCGTGGTGGCGCTCGAGGGCGGCACGGTTGCCGCTCACGCGGGGATCCCGGGCCAGGTAGGTCGCCACGTGATCCGGGCCGGAAGACAGACGCACGACCGGGCGCGGACCCGGCTTCGCCACGGCGGGCGCTTCCCAGACGTAGCCGCCGGGCACCGCGAGGATCCGCCCGACGCGAAAGCGGTCCCGGGTCGCCGGATTCGTGTCGGTGCGCAGGGCGGAGAGCGCGTCGAGCGCCGCCCCGTCGAGGGTCGCGAAGACGGCGCTGGTCAGGGGGCGGTCCGCCTCCTCGGCGACGCGCGACATACCGGCGCCGGCGCAGCCGACGGTGGCCAACGCCAGCAGCGCGGCGCTGGCGATCAGGGTTCGGGTCACTCGAAAACGCTTCGTGGTCTCATGGAACATGGTGGGTGTCCTCCTCTGGGCGCGCAGGGTTCGATGGCTCCGCGACGCATGCCTCGTCCATACGGACTAGTCCCGCTTCCATCGTCCTGAGCACGCTCCAGACGCCCCCAAAGCACCTCGTGGGTTCGCTTCCAGCGGCGATGCGAACCCCGGATGCCCTCGACACCCCTCCCCACGAACCCATTCCGGGGCGCTCCGATCGGCCTCGATTCCCGCGCTCGGGCGGCGGCCGATGTGCGCTCGGAGGGGGGACGGTGGCCCGTAGCCCGAGCGACGGCGCCGGTTCGCTTCGGCAGCCATTGCGCACTTCCCGGAATCCGGCGACTCGGACACCCTGCTGTCCATCGAGGGGACAGCGCCCACTCGCCGGGACGAACCCGACAAGGAAGCGCGATCCCCTCGAACGAGGAGAGACACGAGATGGAAAGCGACTCCCCCTCCGAGACGCCGCGGGAGACCCGACTCGACCGACACGCGCACGCCGGCCTCGAGCGGGTCCTCGCCCGGATCCGCCAAGGATCGCCCGTCGAAGAGGAAGCCGTGGTCGCCCTCGCCTGGGACTACTTCGTCGCCGGCTTCACCGCCCACGGCGCCTCGGCCGACGAACTCCCCGCTCCGCCGTCCACGATGACACCGCCCCCGGCCGACGAGACCGACTTCCTCGCCCAACACGTCGCCGCGCTGACCCCGCGCCGCCTCGAAGTCCTCCGCCTCGTCGCCCGCGGCCTCACGAACCGCGAGATCGGCCGCGTCCTCGACATCTCCTGCTACACCGTCAAGAGCCACCTCGCAGCCCTCTTCGAAGCCCTCGACGTCACCAACCGCACCGAAGCCGCCTTCGCCCTCCAACGCTACGAGGCCGCCTACCCCGAAGCCCACAACTGACGAACCACAGATCTCCATCGTTCGGCGTTTCGCATCCACCGAACGACCAACGCCCCGGCTCCAAACGGAGCCGGGGCGTTTCAGTCTCGAGCAACCGGACGAGCTTCAATTGCAGAAGCCGCCGGAGGGCGTGGAGAGTGCGTCAGATTCGAGAGCCTCGGAGCTTCGCACCCGCAGGCGTACTCCCGTACGCCGAGGACCGCGAAGCGAGAAGCTCTCGAAGATGGCGTGCTATCCGCGCCCGCCTACGCAGCCTCGAAGAGGCTGGCGAAGCCCTGTCCGCCGCCGACACACATCGTGACGATCCCATAGCGCTTGCCGGTCCGCTTCAGCTGGCGAACGAGCAGCCCCGTCATGCGGCTGCCCGTCATGCCGAAGGGGTGGCCGATCGAGATCGAGCCGCCGGTCGGGTTCAGCTTGTCGTTGTCGATGCCGAGCTCGCGCTGGCAGTAGAGCAGCTGCGACGCGAAGGCCTCGTTGAGCTCGACGATGTCGATGTCGTTCATCGTGAGGCCGTGGCGCTTGAGGAGCTTCGGGACCGCGAAGACCGGACCGATGCCCATCTCCTCGGGGCCGCAGCCGGCGACGGCGGAGCCGCGGTAGATGGCGAGGGGCTCGATGTTGAGCGCCTTCGCGCGATCCGCGCTCATCAGGAGCGTCGCCGAAGCGCCGTCGGAGAGCTGGGAGGCGTTGCCGGCCGTGACCGTGCCGCCCTCCTCCGCCGGCTTGAAGACCGGCGCGAGCTTCTGGAGGCCTTCGAGGGTCGTCTGCGGACGGTTGCACTCGTCCTTCTCGACCACGAACTCCTCGTCGTAGGCGTCGCCGTCCTTCGGCTGGACCTTGCGGGTGACCTTCATGGGCGAGATCTCTTCCGCGATCCAACCCTTCTCGACCGCCTCGGCGTAGCGCTGCTGGCTCTGGAGCGCGTAGGCGTCCTGGTCCTCGCGGGAGATGCCGTAGCGCTCGGCCACGCACTCCGCGGTGATGCCCATCGGGTGGTAGAGGCCCGGGAAGCGCTCGGCCGCCGTCGCGTTGGCGAGGCGGGTCCGGTTCTGGGTCCCGTCCTGCATCATCGTGATCGTCTCGACGCCCGCGCCGATCGCCACGTCCGCGCCGTCCTGCAGGATCGAGTTGGCGGCCATCATGACGGCCTGCGAGCCCGAGGAGCAGAAGCGGTTGACCGTCGTCGCGGCCGCCGTCTGCGGAATGTCCGCGACCATCGAGGCGATGCGGGCCATGTTCATGCCCATGCAGCCTTCCGGGTGACCGCAGCCGAGGATCACGTCCTCGATCTCGGCCTTGTCGAGGTTCGGCTGCTCGTTCACGACCTCGCGCATCACATGCGCCGTATAGTCGACGGGCTCGGTGAGGTTGAAGGAACCGCGGTGGGCCTTGGTCAGACCGGTGCGGAGGCTTCCGACGATGACGGCTTCACGTGCCATGGATCACTGTTCTCCTCGGGGTACCCGATGGGCTTCCCGGATCGGGTCGGGGGTCGTGCTCCCCAATTCAAGAGGGTCGTCCGCCACGAGACGTGAAGGACGCACGATCCGACGAATGGCGACCCCGAAAACCTTCGTGGGGTCGCGGACTTGGGACGGCCGGACGTTATGACAGCTGGGATGCCCGAACAACTTCGCGGGGGAGACGGCGGGTCCGGCCCCGAAGCACCGCACGAGGGCGATTCCGTGGGGGGCACAGGCCACC
Coding sequences within:
- a CDS encoding LuxR C-terminal-related transcriptional regulator, with the translated sequence MESDSPSETPRETRLDRHAHAGLERVLARIRQGSPVEEEAVVALAWDYFVAGFTAHGASADELPAPPSTMTPPPADETDFLAQHVAALTPRRLEVLRLVARGLTNREIGRVLDISCYTVKSHLAALFEALDVTNRTEAAFALQRYEAAYPEAHN
- a CDS encoding thiolase family protein, with product MAREAVIVGSLRTGLTKAHRGSFNLTEPVDYTAHVMREVVNEQPNLDKAEIEDVILGCGHPEGCMGMNMARIASMVADIPQTAAATTVNRFCSSGSQAVMMAANSILQDGADVAIGAGVETITMMQDGTQNRTRLANATAAERFPGLYHPMGITAECVAERYGISREDQDAYALQSQQRYAEAVEKGWIAEEISPMKVTRKVQPKDGDAYDEEFVVEKDECNRPQTTLEGLQKLAPVFKPAEEGGTVTAGNASQLSDGASATLLMSADRAKALNIEPLAIYRGSAVAGCGPEEMGIGPVFAVPKLLKRHGLTMNDIDIVELNEAFASQLLYCQRELGIDNDKLNPTGGSISIGHPFGMTGSRMTGLLVRQLKRTGKRYGIVTMCVGGGQGFASLFEAA
- a CDS encoding acetoacetate decarboxylase family protein; amino-acid sequence: MPREARPLSKEPTMSGPQINAGEIADWPILKVDYLTDPDKVAALLPPGIEPGAEPHVQLSIYQVAVPNVPEYGVFMTVDADYRGTEGVYTLGYGIDQESAVFISRDMNGQPKYPCDIDFYRFQDSVSARCTHQGYTFIEFEGEAGEALPQRENHVEYEWWIKVLRAVGGAEKAYDFPPHVVQVKSTYATKAELAVEGTVALLDSPWDPIASLLPVRDYQGARLWWPEFLGREITLEGPLDPEAYWPFVDTISGSRWPGFMGGPKPA
- a CDS encoding TauD/TfdA family dioxygenase, producing MAAADAAPRAYRSFGEQSLKYFIRDHTEIPAAPIETPSAWLGRELRADPDAWREALQPDEIAELDAALDRIEADGLSLAELDGRGLPTLEKRAAAWRRALCTGRGFVVLTGLPVDRWGEARSSRAYWLLGHLVGIPGAQNARDELLGHVIDYGEQADQPNVRLYRTTADIGYHCDAADVVGLLCLVDAAEGGASRIASSVTIWNRLFEADPEAARLLFEPFAVDRRDEQPEGDRPFFEMPPCRFGADGVLRTFFHGAYFRSAQRLAEIGPLSPARARALDRYDAIGNDPEVRLDMALEPGDIQLLSNHTVVHARNAYREHPDRKRHLLRLWLSLPDAETAAG
- a CDS encoding phytanoyl-CoA dioxygenase family protein; this encodes MSASIERFAADLPHEKLIETLDRDGCAIVEGALSDERLASLNADLDGLIAETAPGVPNHIEFMQPFYGFETIRIDGLPGKSKTFVDVVQDERLLGVADHYLKPHCVHYLLNTAQLIQIGPGETVQDLHRDDQAWMHHPKHAHPDPFSQPQLEIEAIFALSDFTRDNGATRVVPGSHRWPLDRIAKEEEIAYAEMPAGSAVFYLGSTLHSGGANTTTDRSRRGLFTGFVVGWLRTEENFFLSTPIEAVREMPERVQGLLGYDSYLGIGVVDVGSPRARL
- a CDS encoding amidohydrolase, whose product is MSRYDVRMNKTPAELRASLDHPVLDADGHLIEYAPTFDRYLKEEGIEGGFMAYSQGANFDGSAPWQMQSPEERERGRAYRSPWWGFPNDAKDLATSTAMRLLYDRLDELGIDLAVVYPSVGLNCPAQRDEKMRRASCRAYNRYAKDQCEGMGDRLIPVAVIPTFTPEEALEELDYATGELGMKAAVLGGFARRTFEDGNDHAFWIDGLGLDSPYDYDPVWAKLVALGIAPTFHSSSMGWSGRRSTTNFSFNHMGAFAGANDTTAKSMFFGGVFHRFPELRVGFLEGGVAWALQMYTGLVEHFEKRAPKGLEDRDPSKMDGDRFDALVAEHRGALEPVVDGWGNLFATSTNTPHVVNDFGAAGIESKEDIYRQVTTNCFFGCEADDRLAGIAFDTKRLPGDRPMRPIFSSDIGHWDVAHMDEVLPEAFEHVEYGWMDPAQFRDFMCDNAIRLFAGANPDFFAGTVLADYAKTVDLDPS